One Vibrio penaeicida DNA segment encodes these proteins:
- a CDS encoding DUF4123 domain-containing protein → MLFATSSSSEDLLQHLRSLLVSGYEGEEVFFRFYDPEVLGGMLPSFSKEELAEFLGCNHAISLTREGRVINRSHLPPKRWQPTDEPWWRIRKHHLKHCYSFTAHAPNIEKACWQWMPELVQRFEVPKLRITELLTFAHSKGLQPRDSELYVFSRLAPVEVNSEILIEKMMLDESYLPKLNSWRQSHV, encoded by the coding sequence ATCCTTTTCGCGACATCTTCCAGTTCGGAAGACTTACTCCAGCATTTAAGAAGCTTATTGGTTTCTGGTTATGAGGGTGAAGAAGTTTTCTTCCGTTTTTACGATCCGGAAGTATTGGGTGGGATGCTTCCTAGCTTCAGTAAAGAAGAACTTGCAGAGTTTCTCGGCTGTAATCACGCCATTTCGTTAACCAGAGAAGGGCGAGTGATAAATAGGTCACATCTTCCACCTAAGCGCTGGCAACCCACAGATGAGCCTTGGTGGAGAATACGCAAACATCATCTAAAGCATTGCTATTCGTTTACAGCACATGCCCCCAATATCGAGAAAGCCTGTTGGCAATGGATGCCTGAACTCGTTCAAAGGTTTGAAGTCCCCAAATTAAGAATCACAGAGCTTTTAACATTTGCTCATTCTAAAGGTTTGCAACCCAGAGACAGCGAGTTGTATGTATTTTCCCGTCTCGCCCCTGTAGAGGTTAATTCGGAAATACTGATAGAAAAAATGATGTTGGATGAAAGTTATTTACCCAAGTTGAACTCGTGGAGACAAAGTCATGTTTGA
- a CDS encoding IS3 family transposase (programmed frameshift), protein MTTNKKTRIKHSPEFKAEALKLSEKVGVAAAARQLGLHESQIYGWRKAIKKDTSTSQRERDLAAEVAKLKRQLAEQAEELDIGKKGRHLLREKSKVDCYEFMLEHLLCFNVVRMAKVFEVSRSGFYYWIKHRHKAIQREAIRQKLDEKVKKAFDNSKGRDGSRRIQKELAENGDSRNVKTIAASMKRQDLTPKAARKFKCTTDSKHKMPVAPNLLAQDFNATAPNQKWAGDITYLATSEGWLYLAVIIDLYSRQVIGWSMDTRMTATLVCDALSMALFRRGFPEHVTVHSDRGSQYCSKDYRDIISAYNLKQSMSRKGNCWDNACVESFFHSMKVEAIQYEPIMTRNEMRQTVFEYIEVDYNRMRRHSALGYLSPVNFEQQNVA, encoded by the exons ATGACAACTAACAAAAAAACTAGAATTAAACATTCCCCTGAATTTAAGGCAGAAGCTTTGAAGCTATCAGAGAAAGTGGGAGTTGCTGCGGCAGCGAGGCAGCTCGGGTTGCATGAATCCCAGATCTACGGTTGGCGTAAGGCAATTAAAAAAGACACCAGTACCAGTCAGCGTGAAAGAGATCTCGCTGCCGAAGTCGCCAAGCTCAAAAGGCAATTGGCTGAGCAAGCTGAAGAGCTAGATATCG GTAAAAAAGGCCGCCACCTACTTCGCGAAAAATCTAAAGTAGATTGCTATGAATTTATGCTAGAACACCTTCTGTGTTTCAATGTGGTCCGCATGGCTAAGGTGTTCGAAGTTTCACGAAGTGGGTTCTATTACTGGATTAAGCATCGCCACAAAGCCATCCAGCGTGAGGCAATACGCCAAAAGCTTGATGAAAAAGTCAAAAAAGCTTTTGACAATAGTAAGGGGCGTGATGGCTCAAGGCGCATCCAGAAAGAGCTAGCTGAGAATGGGGATAGCCGTAATGTTAAAACCATTGCCGCCAGTATGAAGCGTCAGGATTTAACGCCGAAAGCGGCACGCAAGTTTAAATGTACGACGGATAGCAAGCATAAGATGCCCGTAGCGCCGAACTTGCTAGCTCAAGACTTTAACGCAACGGCTCCGAATCAAAAATGGGCGGGAGATATCACGTATCTTGCCACGAGCGAAGGCTGGTTGTATCTGGCTGTCATCATCGACCTTTACTCACGACAAGTGATCGGTTGGTCAATGGATACGAGGATGACGGCAACTCTGGTCTGCGATGCATTATCAATGGCTCTGTTCCGTCGAGGGTTCCCTGAGCATGTTACTGTCCATAGTGATCGAGGTAGCCAGTATTGCTCAAAAGACTATAGGGACATAATAAGTGCTTATAACCTAAAACAAAGTATGAGTAGAAAAGGAAACTGTTGGGATAATGCGTGTGTTGAGAGCTTCTTCCATTCTATGAAAGTCGAGGCGATCCAATACGAACCGATCATGACAAGAAATGAGATGCGCCAAACGGTCTTCGAGTACATTGAGGTTGATTATAATCGGATGAGAAGGCACAGTGCTCTTGGGTATCTAAGCCCAGTTAACTTTGAACAGCAAAATGTCGCTTAA